One stretch of Juglans microcarpa x Juglans regia isolate MS1-56 chromosome 3D, Jm3101_v1.0, whole genome shotgun sequence DNA includes these proteins:
- the LOC121254437 gene encoding uncharacterized protein LOC121254437, which produces MDLSPFKRDIDELINEFAEGESTALADMKRVWISRKFSYIYEASPSTNLAFFMQSLYAHSIGYMIGNASLSHRLGGLYCLYCLYETQPFKPPFRIYLSIGELKKLTNLAVDAKGKGLKVVSALIRRMLEKNVFLFGSVEINEGSVTETVNQLTELQNARIQAAHKRLLANTRMEYFLHMDLGMEVDLNVVQKMSTEYAEAKKLAIEEASKVADVQDIKHIAEDKNLIGDTMEKITDDWIVHKDIFYRQTRSSQHPPEEPQQLLLLEQREGQLQGDEDFDQELERLLSES; this is translated from the exons ATGGATCTCTCTCCATTCAAGCGGGACATTGATGAGCTTATTAACGAGTTTGCTGAG GGTGAATCAACAGCTTTGGCTGATATGAAGAGAGTATGGATTTCTAGGAAGTTCTCCTACATATACGAGGCTAGTCCTTCTACCAACTTGGCCTTCTTTATGCAATCATTGTATGCCCATTCAATTG GTTACATGATAGGTAATGCTTCTTTATCGCACAGATTGGGTGGGCTCTATTGCCTTTACTGCCTCTATGAGACTCAGCCTTTCAAACCTCCTTTCAGAATTTATCTATCCATTG GAGAGCTGAAGAAACTTACAAACCTTGCTGTTGATGCAAAAGGAAAAGGTCTAAAAGTGGTATCTGCTTTGATCAGGAGGATGCTTGAGAAAAATGTGTTCCTCTTTGGGTCTGtagaaataaatgaaggttCTGTGACGGAGACAGTGAATCAGCTCACAGAATTACAGAATGCCCGCATTCAAGCCGCACATAAGAG GTTACTTGCTAATACTCGAATGGAATACTTCCTTCACATGGACTTG GGAATGGAAGTTGACTTGAATGTGGTCCAGAAAATGTCAACAGAATATGCAGAGGCCAAGAAGTTAGCTATTGAAG AAGCCAGCAAGGTGGCAGATGTCCAAGACATAAAGCACATAGCAGAAGATAAAAATTTGATTGGAGACACAATGGAAAAGATCACAGATGACTGGATCGTACACAAAGACATTTTTTACCGACAAACACGATCAAGTCAGCATCCTCCTGAAGAACCACAGCAGTTGCTGCTACTAGAACAGCGAGAAGGACAACTGCAAGGGGATGAAGACTTTGATCAGGAACTGGAACGGCTCCTATCAGAATCATAA